From Azospirillum sp. TSA2s, a single genomic window includes:
- the glmS gene encoding glutamine--fructose-6-phosphate transaminase (isomerizing) produces the protein MCGIIGINGIHDASPRLVEGLRRLEYRGYDSAGVATLVNGHIERRRAEGKLSNLDMKLRDQPLSGTVGIGHTRWATHGGPTENNAHPHATKRVAVVHNGIIENYQELKDELTGHGYVFESATDTEVIVHLVTYYLDQHGMTPVQASAAAFKRFTGAFALVLIFAGEHELMIGARHGTPLAVGYGEGEMYLASDAFALAPLTNRICYLEDGDWVEVSRTAAIVHDATDAVVERPVKTTAVSGALIGKDGYRHYMLKEIYEQPQVIGDTLNAYINPETGTFSLPDFPFDLAGASKLTIVACGTAYYAGFVAKYWFETLARIPVEVDIASEFRYREAPLPPGGIALFISQSGETLDTLEALRYCKRQGQKILSIVNAPESTIARESDAVLYTMAGPEIGVASTKAFTTQLTTLACLAVTVGRARGAIDQERMQQIAHALREVPARAADVLAHDERLKELAQEVSEARDVLYLGRGAMYPLALEGALKLKEISYIHAEGYAAGELKHGPIALIDDNVPVIVLVPSDALFEKVVSNVQEVCARSGKVLLLADRKGIDKLKDKVRWSVELPACDPLVAPLLYAIPVQLLAYHTAVLKGTDVDQPRNLAKSVTVE, from the coding sequence GACAGCGCGGGCGTCGCCACCCTGGTGAACGGCCACATCGAGCGCCGCCGCGCCGAGGGCAAGCTGAGCAACCTGGACATGAAGCTGCGCGACCAGCCGCTGTCCGGCACGGTCGGCATCGGCCACACCCGCTGGGCCACCCATGGCGGGCCGACGGAAAACAACGCCCATCCGCACGCCACCAAGCGCGTCGCCGTCGTCCACAACGGCATCATCGAGAACTATCAGGAGCTGAAGGACGAGCTGACCGGCCACGGCTATGTCTTCGAAAGCGCCACCGACACCGAGGTGATCGTCCACCTCGTCACCTATTACCTGGACCAGCACGGCATGACGCCGGTCCAGGCGTCGGCCGCCGCCTTCAAGCGCTTCACCGGCGCCTTCGCCCTGGTGCTGATCTTCGCCGGCGAGCATGAGCTGATGATCGGCGCCCGCCACGGCACGCCGCTGGCCGTCGGCTATGGCGAGGGCGAGATGTATCTGGCCTCCGACGCCTTCGCCCTGGCGCCGCTGACCAACCGCATCTGCTATCTGGAGGACGGCGACTGGGTCGAGGTCAGCCGCACCGCCGCCATCGTCCACGACGCCACCGATGCGGTGGTCGAACGGCCGGTGAAGACCACCGCGGTGTCCGGCGCCCTGATCGGCAAGGACGGCTATCGCCACTACATGCTCAAGGAAATCTACGAGCAGCCGCAGGTCATCGGCGACACGCTGAACGCCTACATCAACCCGGAAACCGGCACCTTCTCCCTGCCGGACTTCCCCTTCGATCTGGCCGGCGCCAGCAAGCTGACCATCGTCGCCTGCGGTACCGCCTATTACGCCGGTTTCGTCGCCAAATACTGGTTCGAGACGCTGGCCCGCATCCCGGTCGAGGTCGACATCGCCTCGGAGTTCCGCTATCGCGAGGCGCCGCTGCCGCCGGGCGGCATCGCGCTGTTCATCTCGCAGTCGGGCGAGACGCTGGATACGCTGGAAGCGCTGCGTTACTGCAAGCGCCAGGGCCAGAAGATCCTGTCGATCGTCAACGCCCCGGAAAGCACCATCGCCCGGGAATCCGACGCCGTGCTCTACACCATGGCGGGTCCGGAGATCGGCGTCGCCTCGACCAAGGCCTTCACCACCCAGCTGACGACTCTGGCCTGCCTTGCCGTCACCGTCGGCCGCGCCCGCGGCGCCATCGACCAGGAGCGGATGCAGCAGATCGCCCACGCCCTGCGCGAGGTCCCGGCCCGCGCCGCCGACGTGCTGGCCCATGACGAGCGGCTGAAGGAGCTGGCGCAGGAGGTGTCGGAGGCCCGCGACGTGCTGTATCTCGGCCGCGGCGCCATGTACCCGCTGGCCCTGGAAGGGGCGCTGAAGCTGAAGGAAATCAGCTACATCCACGCCGAAGGCTACGCCGCCGGCGAATTGAAGCACGGCCCCATCGCGCTGATCGACGACAATGTGCCGGTGATCGTGCTGGTGCCGTCCGACGCCCTGTTCGAGAAGGTGGTGTCGAACGTGCAGGAGGTCTGCGCCCGCTCCGGCAAGGTCCTGCTGCTGGCCGACCGGAAGGGCATCGACAAGCTGAAGGACAAGGTCCGCTGGTCGGTCGAACTCCCGGCCTGCGACCCGCTGGTGGCGCCGCTGCTGTACGCCATTCCGGTGCAGCTGCTGGCCTATCACACCGCGGTGCTGAAGGGGACTGATGTCGATCAGCCGCGGAATTTGGCGAAGAGCGTGACGGTGGAGTAA
- a CDS encoding long-chain fatty acid--CoA ligase: protein MIRSIADATAGAQGITYPWERNYPPGLDWRRPPPARPLPALLEEAAATHRDRPCMDFLGRRHSFGETLDLVERTAKGLQELGVGEGTRVMLLLPNCPYFIIAFYAILKAGGTVVNANPLNAELELERQIADSAAEILITLDLPRFQATLSAVGWPGRLRRIIVASLAESLPFPKNWLYPLLHRGDVADFPDDGRHLSFSSLLDNDGRCVPVGIDPQHAPAVNQYTGGTTGVPKGTVLTHAGLFVNACQCRDWLTGSAVEQERLLAVLPLFHVFGMTAVMNFGIALGAELVLLPRIDVREILATIQSKRPTMMTGVPRLFQALIDCPTAALHDLSSLRLCISGGDSLPPLLQERFQAMTGSRLVEGYGLTEASPVVTCTPYEGATKPGSAGLPLPGTIVEIVSVEDGTTPQPVGRVGEVCVSGPQLMAGYWSDDEATAKAMAGGHLHTGDIGFLDEDGYLHIVDRLKDLIIAGGQHVYPRVVEAAIREHPAVSDVAVIGEPDPVRGQTVKAFVVAKAGAGLSAEDLHSFLVPRLSRFERPSTIEFRSALPTSIIGKILKRDLRSATEQPDL, encoded by the coding sequence ATGATCAGGTCCATCGCCGACGCCACGGCAGGCGCCCAGGGAATCACCTACCCCTGGGAGCGCAACTATCCTCCCGGATTGGACTGGCGCCGCCCCCCGCCGGCGCGGCCCCTGCCTGCACTGCTCGAGGAGGCGGCCGCGACCCACCGGGACCGGCCCTGCATGGATTTCCTCGGGCGGCGCCATTCCTTCGGCGAAACCCTCGATCTGGTCGAAAGGACCGCCAAGGGGCTGCAGGAGCTGGGTGTCGGCGAGGGGACCCGGGTCATGCTTCTGCTGCCCAACTGTCCCTATTTCATCATCGCCTTCTATGCCATCCTCAAGGCTGGCGGCACGGTGGTGAACGCCAACCCGCTGAATGCCGAGCTGGAGCTTGAACGGCAGATCGCCGACTCCGCCGCCGAAATCCTGATAACCCTCGACCTGCCAAGATTCCAGGCCACCCTGTCGGCGGTGGGATGGCCGGGCCGGCTGCGCCGGATCATCGTCGCCTCCCTGGCGGAAAGCCTGCCCTTCCCGAAGAACTGGCTGTATCCCCTGTTGCACCGGGGGGACGTCGCGGACTTTCCGGATGACGGACGCCATCTCTCCTTTTCCAGCCTGCTCGACAATGACGGCCGCTGTGTTCCGGTCGGTATCGATCCGCAGCATGCGCCGGCCGTCAATCAATACACCGGCGGCACCACCGGAGTGCCCAAGGGGACCGTCCTCACCCATGCCGGCCTCTTCGTGAATGCCTGCCAGTGCCGGGACTGGCTCACCGGAAGCGCGGTGGAACAGGAGCGCCTCCTTGCCGTGTTGCCGCTGTTCCATGTCTTCGGCATGACCGCGGTGATGAACTTCGGCATCGCGCTCGGCGCCGAGCTGGTGTTGCTGCCGCGGATCGACGTGCGGGAGATTCTTGCCACCATCCAGAGCAAGCGCCCGACCATGATGACCGGCGTTCCCCGGCTTTTCCAGGCGCTGATCGACTGCCCCACCGCAGCCCTCCATGATCTGTCGTCGCTGCGGCTGTGCATCTCCGGCGGCGACAGCCTGCCGCCGCTGCTGCAGGAGCGCTTCCAGGCGATGACCGGCAGCAGGCTGGTCGAGGGGTACGGCCTGACGGAGGCATCCCCCGTCGTCACCTGCACCCCCTACGAAGGCGCCACCAAGCCCGGTTCGGCCGGGCTGCCCCTGCCGGGGACCATCGTCGAGATCGTGTCCGTTGAAGACGGCACGACCCCCCAACCGGTGGGCAGGGTGGGGGAAGTGTGTGTCAGCGGCCCCCAGCTCATGGCCGGCTATTGGAGCGACGACGAGGCGACCGCAAAGGCGATGGCCGGTGGACATCTCCACACGGGCGACATCGGCTTTCTCGACGAGGACGGCTATCTCCACATCGTCGACCGGCTGAAGGATCTCATCATCGCCGGCGGGCAGCATGTGTATCCGCGCGTCGTCGAAGCCGCGATCCGCGAACACCCGGCGGTGAGCGATGTCGCCGTGATCGGCGAACCTGATCCGGTACGCGGCCAGACGGTCAAGGCGTTCGTCGTCGCGAAGGCCGGCGCCGGGCTGTCGGCGGAGGACCTGCACAGCTTCCTCGTTCCCCGCCTGTCCCGTTTCGAACGACCGTCGACGATCGAGTTCCGATCGGCCCTGCCCACGTCGATCATCGGCAAGATCCTGAAACGCGATCTGCGCAGCGCAACCGAGCAGCCCGACCTGTGA
- a CDS encoding DUF3775 domain-containing protein: MAKPAPPQPAPSAEPPSVEPVPELNVGLQKLCFLIVKAREFDAKVEPSDLDEGSNPSDDGMRAVLEDYADDPTLAELKDAIDGLDDDEVVDVIALVWVGRGDFSADEWAEAQALARERHTARSADYLIGIPNLGDCLEEGAAQLGFSCEEFEINRL; encoded by the coding sequence ATGGCCAAACCTGCTCCTCCCCAGCCAGCCCCGTCCGCCGAACCCCCGTCCGTCGAACCGGTGCCCGAGCTGAACGTCGGATTGCAGAAGCTGTGCTTTCTGATCGTCAAGGCCCGCGAATTCGACGCCAAGGTGGAGCCGTCCGATCTGGATGAGGGCTCCAACCCAAGCGACGACGGCATGCGGGCGGTGCTGGAGGATTACGCCGACGATCCGACCCTGGCGGAACTGAAGGACGCAATCGACGGTCTCGACGACGACGAGGTGGTCGATGTGATCGCGCTGGTCTGGGTGGGGCGCGGCGATTTCTCGGCGGACGAATGGGCCGAGGCGCAGGCGCTGGCCCGGGAACGCCATACGGCCCGTTCCGCGGATTACCTGATCGGCATCCCCAACCTGGGAGACTGCCTGGAGGAGGGGGCCGCCCAGCTCGGTTTTTCCTGCGAGGAATTCGAAATCAACCGGCTTTAG
- a CDS encoding NAD(P)H-dependent oxidoreductase, producing the protein MKHVVVFAHPRSGSFIRQAVGAYVDELEQCGHAVTVRDLYAMGFNPVLSEEELAGTGPVPEDIQREQDLITASQAVSFVFPIWWAGMPAMLKGYVDRVFSYGFAWEMRGEEVEGKLHGRKGLIVTSSGAPMAFLEATGERQAFTVTQDVAIMGLCGIRVVEHLHFDDLGPHTTPAQVDDDIRRIRASVRNHF; encoded by the coding sequence ATGAAGCACGTCGTCGTTTTCGCGCATCCGCGCTCCGGCAGCTTCATCCGGCAGGCGGTGGGCGCCTATGTGGACGAGTTGGAGCAATGCGGGCACGCGGTCACCGTCCGCGACCTCTACGCCATGGGCTTCAACCCGGTCCTTTCGGAGGAGGAACTGGCCGGCACGGGTCCGGTACCCGAAGACATCCAGCGCGAGCAGGACCTCATCACGGCGTCCCAGGCGGTTTCCTTCGTGTTTCCGATCTGGTGGGCCGGCATGCCGGCGATGCTGAAAGGCTATGTGGACCGTGTCTTCAGTTACGGATTTGCCTGGGAAATGCGGGGCGAGGAGGTCGAGGGCAAACTGCATGGGCGCAAAGGGCTGATCGTCACGAGTTCCGGCGCCCCGATGGCCTTTCTGGAAGCGACCGGTGAGAGGCAGGCCTTCACGGTGACACAGGACGTTGCGATCATGGGACTGTGCGGCATCAGGGTGGTCGAGCATCTGCATTTCGACGATCTGGGGCCGCACACCACGCCCGCGCAGGTCGACGACGACATCCGCCGCATCCGCGCATCCGTGCGCAACCATTTCTGA
- the ftsH gene encoding ATP-dependent zinc metalloprotease FtsH, with amino-acid sequence MDDKKDSDRGADLLLWLALALSIGVGLFLLWALPGVHQAQTIPYSQFQDLLDRGKIEQVMVGETTLTGTLSEPLPNGSRTFETIRVAPDIARDLSARHIPFSGISGSSWTSGIVSWFGWLLILFAVWSLAGMSGMRAGGGLLSIGRSKAKLFAETDVSIRFDDVAGVDEAKEELREVVEFLQNPKEFSRLGAHVPKGILLVGPPGTGKTLLARAVAGEAKVPFISTNGSEFVEMFVGVGAARVRDLFTLARERTPAIIFIDELDALGRARGSLPMLGGHDEKEQTLNQLLAELDGFDPSAGLVLLAATNRPEILDPALLRAGRFDRQILVDRPEKSGRAQILAIHTRRVPLGPDVDLANLAALTPGFTGADLANLVNEAAMIATRRDADAVSTEDFEAAIERIVAGLEKKSRILSLHERSIVAHHEMGHALVAMAIPGTDPVQKVSIIPRGIGALGYTIQRPTEDRFLMGRHELEDKMTVLMAGRAAEQIVFGEVSTGGADDLAKVTDIARGMVMRYGMDETLGAVCYDTEPGHLLGQPQGAFWQPRHYGEASASRIDAAVRTLVEAAASRASDILRRNHAMLEQGARSLLERETLTADELPKPLPESEGTEQDPEEESKQSAETVPDESKAFAEAPRCIVGTQ; translated from the coding sequence ATGGACGACAAGAAGGACAGCGACCGCGGCGCCGACCTGCTGTTGTGGCTTGCCCTTGCCCTGTCGATCGGGGTCGGGCTGTTCCTGCTGTGGGCGCTCCCCGGCGTTCATCAGGCGCAAACGATACCCTACAGCCAGTTCCAGGATCTGTTGGATCGCGGCAAGATCGAGCAGGTCATGGTCGGCGAAACCACCCTGACCGGTACGCTGAGCGAACCTCTGCCCAACGGGTCGCGGACATTCGAGACCATCCGTGTCGCGCCCGACATCGCCCGCGACCTCTCGGCCCGTCACATCCCCTTCAGCGGCATCAGCGGGTCAAGTTGGACTTCAGGCATCGTCAGTTGGTTCGGCTGGCTCCTGATCCTGTTCGCCGTGTGGAGTCTGGCCGGGATGTCCGGCATGCGGGCGGGCGGAGGCCTGCTGTCGATAGGCCGCAGCAAGGCCAAGCTGTTCGCCGAGACCGATGTCTCCATCAGGTTCGATGATGTCGCCGGTGTCGACGAGGCGAAGGAGGAACTGCGGGAGGTCGTGGAGTTCCTGCAGAATCCGAAGGAGTTTTCGCGCCTTGGCGCCCATGTGCCCAAGGGGATTCTGCTGGTCGGTCCGCCTGGAACCGGCAAGACGCTGCTGGCCAGGGCCGTCGCCGGCGAAGCCAAGGTTCCCTTCATTTCAACCAACGGATCGGAATTCGTCGAGATGTTCGTCGGGGTCGGGGCCGCGAGGGTGCGGGACCTGTTCACGCTCGCACGGGAGCGAACGCCGGCCATCATTTTCATCGATGAACTCGACGCGCTCGGCCGTGCGCGCGGATCACTGCCGATGCTGGGCGGCCACGACGAGAAGGAACAGACGCTCAACCAGCTTCTGGCCGAATTGGACGGCTTCGACCCCAGTGCCGGGCTGGTTTTGCTGGCGGCAACCAACCGCCCGGAAATCCTCGATCCGGCCCTGCTCCGCGCGGGGCGGTTCGACCGGCAGATCCTGGTGGATCGGCCGGAAAAATCCGGACGCGCGCAAATCCTCGCGATCCACACCAGACGGGTCCCTCTCGGCCCGGATGTGGACCTCGCCAACTTGGCGGCTCTGACCCCGGGCTTCACCGGTGCCGACCTCGCCAATCTGGTCAACGAGGCGGCGATGATCGCCACGAGGCGGGACGCCGACGCCGTGTCGACGGAGGATTTCGAGGCCGCCATCGAACGGATCGTCGCCGGATTGGAGAAGAAATCCCGCATTCTCAGCCTGCACGAACGATCCATCGTCGCCCACCACGAGATGGGACACGCCCTGGTCGCCATGGCGATCCCGGGCACCGATCCCGTCCAGAAGGTATCGATCATTCCGCGCGGCATCGGGGCGCTCGGCTACACCATCCAGCGCCCGACGGAGGATCGCTTCCTGATGGGCCGCCACGAGCTGGAAGACAAGATGACCGTCCTGATGGCCGGCCGGGCGGCGGAGCAGATCGTGTTCGGCGAGGTATCGACGGGCGGAGCCGACGATCTGGCGAAGGTCACGGACATCGCCAGGGGCATGGTGATGCGGTACGGCATGGACGAAACGCTGGGGGCGGTCTGTTACGACACCGAGCCGGGCCATCTTCTCGGTCAGCCCCAGGGCGCCTTCTGGCAACCCCGGCATTACGGCGAAGCGTCGGCCAGCCGCATCGATGCGGCGGTCCGCACCCTGGTCGAGGCCGCCGCGTCGCGGGCATCGGACATCTTGCGCAGGAACCACGCCATGCTGGAGCAGGGGGCAAGAAGCCTGCTGGAGCGTGAAACCCTGACCGCGGACGAACTGCCGAAGCCGCTGCCGGAATCGGAGGGCACGGAACAAGACCCTGAAGAAGAAAGCAAACAGAGCGCGGAGACCGTGCCGGATGAGTCGAAGGCTTTTGCCGAAGCCCCGCGGTGCATTGTCGGCACGCAGTGA